Below is a window of Nocardia asteroides DNA.
CGCACGGCAAGACCACCATGGCGCCGCAGCTGTGGCGCGACCAGCTCGTCGCCGGTTCGTGGGCGATCACCCTGGCCACCGGCTGGCAGGCGCAGCTGGCCCGCTCGTTCGGCGTGGGGCGGATCATGCTCGCCAACACCCTGGTCGATCCGGCCGGATTGGCCTGGGTCGCCACGGAATCCGCGCGCGACACCGGCTTCGAGTGCTACTGCTGGGCCGACAGCGTCGCCACCGTCGACCTGATGGACAAGATCCTGCGCGACACGCCGCCCGGCCCGCGTGTCCGGGTGCTGGTCGAACTCGGCGGCCCGCACGGGCGCACCGGGGCGCGCACCCGTGCCGAGGCGCTGGCGGTCGCCGCCGCACTGGCCGACAGTGACCGGCTCACGCTCGCGGGCGTCTCGGGATACGAAGGCGCGCTGGCCCACGACCGCAGCGCCGCCGGTGTCGCCGCGGTGCGCGGCTACCTGGCCGAACTCGCCGCCCTGCACACCGAACTCGCCGCGTCCGGGGCCTACGCCGGTCCGGCGATCGTCACCGCCGGGGGCAGCGCCTATCCCGAACTCGTCGTCGGCGAGCTCGCCCGGCTGGCCGACGCGACCACCACGGTCGTGCTGCGCAGCGGCGCCTATCTCGTCCACGACGACGGCTTCTACGCCGGCATCTCCCCGCTCACCGCCCCGGCGGTGGAACCGGGCCTGCGCGCGGCCATGCACGGCTGGGCGCGCGTGGTCTCGCGGCCCGAGCCGGAACTGGCCCTGCTCGACGGCGGCAAACGCGACTTCCCGTTCGACGAGGGTCTACCGGTGCCCCAGCTCGTCGTCGGCGGCGACCCGCTGCCCGCGGGCGCCGAGGTGACCGCCCTCAACGATCAGCACGCCTTCCTGCGGCTGCCCGGCGCCGACGCCGCCGATCTGCCGGTGGGCAGCATCGTGCGGCTCGGCCTGTCGCACCCGTGCACGGCCTTCGACAAGTGGCGGC
It encodes the following:
- a CDS encoding type III PLP-dependent enzyme domain-containing protein — its product is MRQGRSTERDAVTIDNAVVDALADAVLGPHDKSVPPAAWGRTVRDYLAAAPDLAAWQTPLLTLDRGLLDANIALMAEWTAAAGVALAPHGKTTMAPQLWRDQLVAGSWAITLATGWQAQLARSFGVGRIMLANTLVDPAGLAWVATESARDTGFECYCWADSVATVDLMDKILRDTPPGPRVRVLVELGGPHGRTGARTRAEALAVAAALADSDRLTLAGVSGYEGALAHDRSAAGVAAVRGYLAELAALHTELAASGAYAGPAIVTAGGSAYPELVVGELARLADATTTVVLRSGAYLVHDDGFYAGISPLTAPAVEPGLRAAMHGWARVVSRPEPELALLDGGKRDFPFDEGLPVPQLVVGGDPLPAGAEVTALNDQHAFLRLPGADAADLPVGSIVRLGLSHPCTAFDKWRRIPVLDSAAAARPRVVDLIHTYF